Proteins co-encoded in one Nicotiana sylvestris chromosome 7, ASM39365v2, whole genome shotgun sequence genomic window:
- the LOC104218860 gene encoding universal stress protein PHOS34-like produces the protein MQQQPTPTSDSDLPRLANIKIKSSSPRFPPPTTPSTTDTPTAGAQRKIGIAVDLSDESAFAVKWAVHQYLRPGDAVILVHVRPTSVLYGADWGSVDLSIVDTENEESQRKLENDFDTFTTTKASDISQPLVDAQIPFKIHIVKDHDMRERLCLEVERLGLSAVIMGSRGFGATKRGSDGRLGSVSDYCVRHCVCPVVVVRYPDDKDSGANAVAEPVVSVASAAEEDEEDAEYHDASDHRKDS, from the exons ATGCAGCAACAACCAACCCCCACCTCCGATTCCGATCTCCCCCGCCTCGCTAACATCAAAATCAAATCCTCTTCCCCCCGTTTCCCACCTCCTACCACTCCTTCCACCACCGATACCCCTACCGCCGGTGCTCAACGCAAGATCGGCATCGCCGTCGATCTAAGCGACGAATCCGCTTTCGCTGTTAAGTGGGCCGTCCATCAGTACCTCCGTCCAGGTGACGCCGTCATCCTTGTCCACGTCCGTCCCACTTCCGTCCTCTACGGCGCCGATTGGGGCTCCGTCGATCTCTCCATTGTCGATACCGAAAACGAAGAGTCTCAACGTAAACTGGAGAATGATTTCGACACGTTTACTACTACTAAAGCCTCGGACATATCTCAGCCGTTAGTTGATGCTCAGATTCCGTTCAAAATCCACATCGTTAAGGATCACGATATGAGGGAAAGGCTATGTCTGGAGGTGGAGCGGCTAGGGCTTAGCGCTGTTATTATGGGTAGCCGAGGTTTTGGGGCTACTAAGAGAGGAAGCGATGGAAGACTGGGAAGTGTTAGTGATTATTGTGTGAGGCACTGTGTTTGTCCTGTTGTGGTTGTTAGGTACCCGGATGATAAGGATAGTGGTGCAAATGCTGTTGCTGAGCCCGTGGTTTCTGTTGCATCAGCTGCTGAAGAAGATGAGGAGGACGCTGAGTACCATGATGCTTCTGATCATCGTAAAG ATTCATAG